The Fusobacterium varium genome includes a region encoding these proteins:
- a CDS encoding two-component sensor histidine kinase, whose amino-acid sequence MYKDSERSWLQIRRKEIITLIMILIIEGIFVGLNSSILSNLYQQRAKQTLKQDIILVKRLAEDNSHERYSQIFADIDLRFTLIDKNGKVEYDSKNVSREEHMDNHLERKEVQEALQGQEGFDIRKSKTMGYVFAYYATGFENKFGEEYIIRTSSDYTKELRQIKEFLFIQVLFFIALNFAIHFFYKNYIKRDFYNKITKMKRFLESGEKENINYLKEEKWFFEFWNILKEWQSKNLENIERLQSERKTLSLVISSVDIFIGLMNNDGKFIVKNSVLSYLIDHSREKYMECIRYIELIDVMKKGIVEKKNFKEEVYVQALKRYFIVTLKHIDFSGQILVTIKDITSTRKAVEVQKSFISNVSHELKTPLTNIKGYLIALEDAPETMRIKFLNVIKGNVERLENIVLDFLNISKIENSNILNMTQVGIDKIKENLETTLEMVLKRKNGKIQYEVKVNDENEYIRTDFEKVTMILKNLVENGIIYNSSKNPCVKIKIEEENDRYNFVVSDNGIGIPLGEQYKVFDRFYRVDKARTSNLGGTGLGLAIVKNLVEKCGGKISITSEENKGTTFEFYVMK is encoded by the coding sequence GTGTATAAAGACAGTGAAAGGAGTTGGCTACAAATTAGAAGAAAAGAGATAATAACTCTTATAATGATATTGATTATAGAGGGAATATTTGTAGGATTAAATTCCTCTATTCTTTCAAATCTGTATCAACAAAGAGCTAAACAGACATTAAAACAAGATATTATTTTAGTAAAAAGATTAGCTGAAGATAATTCACATGAAAGATACAGTCAAATTTTTGCAGATATTGATTTGAGATTTACCCTTATTGATAAAAATGGAAAGGTAGAATATGACTCTAAAAATGTTTCAAGGGAAGAGCATATGGACAACCATTTAGAGAGAAAAGAGGTTCAAGAGGCTCTACAAGGGCAAGAGGGATTTGATATAAGAAAGAGTAAAACAATGGGATATGTTTTTGCTTACTATGCTACAGGATTTGAAAATAAATTTGGAGAGGAATATATAATCAGAACATCTAGTGATTATACAAAGGAACTTAGACAGATTAAAGAGTTTTTATTTATTCAAGTACTATTTTTTATTGCTCTAAACTTTGCTATTCATTTCTTTTATAAAAATTATATAAAAAGAGATTTCTATAATAAAATAACAAAGATGAAGAGATTTTTAGAAAGTGGAGAAAAGGAAAATATAAATTATCTTAAAGAGGAGAAATGGTTCTTTGAATTTTGGAACATTTTAAAAGAGTGGCAAAGTAAAAATTTAGAAAATATTGAAAGATTACAAAGTGAAAGAAAAACTTTATCTTTAGTTATATCATCAGTTGATATTTTTATTGGATTGATGAATAATGATGGAAAATTTATAGTAAAAAATAGTGTTTTAAGTTACCTTATTGATCATTCAAGAGAGAAGTACATGGAGTGTATAAGATATATTGAATTGATTGATGTGATGAAAAAAGGAATTGTTGAAAAGAAAAATTTTAAAGAGGAAGTATATGTTCAAGCTTTAAAAAGATACTTTATAGTTACTTTAAAACATATTGATTTTAGTGGGCAAATATTAGTGACAATAAAAGATATTACAAGCACAAGAAAAGCTGTTGAAGTACAAAAGAGCTTTATAAGCAATGTCAGCCACGAATTAAAAACACCTCTAACAAATATAAAAGGATATTTAATTGCCTTAGAAGATGCTCCAGAAACAATGAGAATAAAATTCTTAAATGTGATTAAAGGAAATGTTGAAAGATTAGAAAATATTGTTTTGGACTTTTTAAATATATCTAAGATAGAAAATTCAAATATTTTAAATATGACACAAGTTGGAATAGATAAGATAAAAGAGAATTTAGAAACAACTTTAGAGATGGTTTTAAAGAGAAAAAATGGAAAAATTCAGTATGAAGTTAAAGTTAATGATGAAAATGAATATATAAGAACAGATTTTGAAAAAGTTACAATGATCTTAAAAAATCTAGTGGAAAATGGAATTATATACAATAGTTCTAAAAATCCTTGTGTAAAAATTAAGATAGAAGAGGAAAATGACAGATATAATTTTGTAGTAAGTGATAATGGGATAGGAATTCCATTAGGCGAGCAATATAAGGTATTTGATAGATTCTATAGAGTTGATAAAGCTAGAACTAGCAATTTAGGTGGAACTGGACTGGGATTAGCAATAGTGAAAAACCTTGTAGAAAAATGTGGAGGAAAAATTTCAATTACTTCTGAAGAAAATAAAGGAACAACTTTTGAATTTTATGTTATGAAATAA
- a CDS encoding phosphate ABC transporter substrate-binding protein, which yields MKFFRNGMIMALILAGGLGLGQVSEARSKVVQIKGSDTILNASQAIVEKYMSGHKGARIAVTGGGSGVGISALINGTTDIAMASRNIKSKELDQAKAKGMNVDEIVVGYDGITIIANKTNAVKDIDDKTLGKVFRGEITNWKELGGEDAEIVVLSRDSSSGTHEFFKEHIIREGNSKGTQEYGAKTLYMPSNEAIKQEIKANKYAIGYIGMGYMDSSVEAITVDGVAATPENVLNKTYPIAREVFWYADAAREGEVKGIVDYAVSSEGQEIMKNEGFVPVK from the coding sequence ATGAAATTTTTTAGAAATGGAATGATAATGGCTTTAATATTAGCTGGAGGACTTGGATTAGGACAAGTATCAGAAGCAAGATCAAAAGTTGTACAAATAAAAGGATCAGATACAATTCTAAATGCTTCTCAAGCAATAGTAGAAAAATATATGAGTGGACATAAAGGAGCAAGAATAGCAGTAACTGGTGGAGGATCAGGAGTTGGAATTTCAGCTTTAATAAATGGAACAACTGATATAGCTATGGCATCAAGAAACATTAAATCAAAAGAGTTAGATCAAGCTAAAGCAAAAGGTATGAATGTAGATGAAATAGTAGTTGGATATGATGGTATTACAATAATAGCTAATAAAACAAATGCAGTAAAAGATATAGATGATAAAACTCTAGGAAAAGTATTTAGAGGAGAGATTACAAACTGGAAAGAACTAGGTGGAGAAGATGCTGAAATAGTAGTTCTATCAAGAGATTCATCTTCAGGAACTCACGAATTCTTCAAAGAACATATCATTAGAGAAGGAAACTCTAAAGGAACTCAAGAATATGGTGCAAAAACACTATATATGCCTTCAAATGAAGCTATAAAACAAGAAATTAAAGCTAACAAATATGCAATTGGATATATTGGAATGGGATACATGGATAGTAGTGTAGAAGCAATAACAGTAGATGGAGTAGCTGCAACACCAGAAAATGTACTTAACAAAACTTATCCAATAGCTAGAGAAGTATTCTGGTATGCAGATGCTGCAAGAGAAGGAGAAGTTAAGGGAATAGTAGATTATGCAGTTTCTTCTGAAGGACAAGAAATAATGAAAAATGAAGGATTTGTTCCAGTAAAATAA
- a CDS encoding response regulator transcription factor yields MKILIVEDDKEIQELISYFLTKEGYEVDRASDGLEGLKLLREKKHDLVVLDLMLPNLDGKNFAKIVKDISSEYGEPIIIMLTAKTEIEDVLEGLEIGADDYMKKPFDPRELVLRIKKFLKNKNREVKVEKYKFKNIEIDESRHTVTFNGKEIEFSKKEYDLLLLLVQNKDLVITRDKILDRVWNSNYYTGDRTVDVYISKLRDKIPELAECIKTVKGVGYKLEEKR; encoded by the coding sequence ATGAAAATTTTAATAGTAGAAGATGACAAAGAGATACAAGAATTGATTTCTTATTTTTTAACAAAAGAGGGTTATGAAGTGGATAGAGCCTCTGATGGTTTAGAAGGATTAAAACTGTTGAGAGAGAAAAAACATGATTTAGTAGTTTTAGATTTGATGTTACCAAATTTAGATGGGAAAAATTTTGCTAAAATAGTAAAAGATATATCTTCTGAATATGGAGAACCAATAATAATAATGCTTACTGCAAAAACAGAGATAGAAGATGTATTAGAAGGGCTTGAAATAGGTGCAGATGATTATATGAAAAAACCTTTTGACCCTAGAGAGTTAGTTTTAAGAATTAAGAAATTCTTAAAAAATAAAAATAGAGAAGTAAAAGTTGAAAAATATAAATTTAAAAATATAGAGATAGATGAAAGTAGACATACAGTAACTTTTAATGGAAAGGAAATAGAATTTTCTAAGAAAGAGTATGATCTATTATTGTTATTAGTTCAAAATAAAGATTTAGTAATAACAAGAGATAAGATTTTAGATAGAGTTTGGAATAGTAACTACTATACAGGAGATAGAACTGTAGATGTATATATTTCAAAACTTAGAGATAAGATACCAGAATTAGCTGAGTGTATAAAGACAGTGAAAGGAGTTGGCTACAAATTAGAAGAAAAGAGATAA
- a CDS encoding flavocytochrome c — MNKFKKLVLATLAIGISMSSFAYNPGTYKGEAAGYGGKVEVEVKVSKDKIEDIKVLPNKETPFVSSVALERVPREVIEKQKLSVDTVAGATVSSRGVLTAITNAVKAAGGDIKELRKREPKAEIKRVNQEYVADVVVIGGGGAGLAAATSAKQNGASVILIEKMPRLGGNTVLAGGAYNAVDPKRQVPQGIEDSVDLHFKHTYEGGDKKGDPKLVRVLVENAYPALEWLESLGVTFKDEVFTVLGALYPRSHKPTAPVGTGLIIAHKEFAEKNGIRILYETTATELIKKDGRVVGVKAESATENITLNANKGVVLATGGFAGDVEFRQKYNSKLTENILTTNHPGGDASGIVMAEKVGANLVGMSDIQLLPMGDPVTGSLSGNIETTVEDRIFINKDGKRFVAEDERRDVMTNALFNQKDAYMWVIVDSKVYPTLEDKNNFNESIGDLIKAGRAVKADSLDELAEKINVPAENLKKTIEEYNKGIDAGKDAYGRKLLGIKFDKAPFYAGARIPTVHHTMGGVQINEKAQVIDEKGNIIPGLYAAGEVTGGIHGTNRLGGNALADITVFGKIAGENVAKEK; from the coding sequence ATGAATAAATTTAAAAAATTAGTACTAGCTACTTTAGCGATTGGAATATCTATGTCATCTTTTGCCTATAATCCTGGAACATATAAAGGGGAAGCAGCAGGATATGGAGGAAAAGTTGAAGTAGAGGTAAAAGTTTCAAAAGATAAGATTGAGGATATAAAAGTACTACCTAATAAGGAAACACCTTTTGTTTCTAGTGTAGCCTTAGAAAGAGTTCCTAGAGAAGTTATTGAAAAACAAAAATTGAGTGTTGATACAGTTGCAGGAGCTACTGTAAGTAGTAGAGGAGTATTAACAGCTATTACTAATGCAGTTAAAGCAGCTGGTGGAGATATTAAAGAGTTAAGAAAAAGAGAGCCTAAAGCTGAAATAAAAAGAGTTAATCAAGAGTATGTTGCTGATGTTGTTGTTATAGGTGGAGGAGGAGCAGGACTTGCAGCTGCTACTTCAGCTAAACAAAATGGAGCAAGTGTTATTCTGATTGAAAAGATGCCAAGACTTGGAGGAAATACAGTATTAGCAGGAGGAGCATACAATGCTGTTGACCCTAAAAGACAAGTTCCACAAGGAATAGAAGATTCAGTAGATCTACACTTTAAACATACATATGAAGGTGGAGATAAAAAAGGGGATCCTAAATTAGTTAGAGTTTTAGTTGAAAATGCTTACCCAGCATTAGAATGGCTAGAAAGTCTAGGAGTAACTTTTAAGGATGAGGTATTTACAGTGTTAGGAGCACTTTATCCTAGAAGTCATAAACCTACTGCTCCTGTTGGAACAGGATTAATTATAGCTCATAAAGAGTTTGCAGAGAAAAATGGTATAAGAATTCTTTATGAAACTACTGCCACAGAATTAATAAAAAAAGATGGGAGAGTAGTTGGAGTAAAAGCTGAATCAGCTACTGAAAATATAACTTTAAATGCAAATAAAGGAGTTGTATTAGCAACTGGAGGATTTGCAGGAGATGTAGAGTTTAGACAAAAATATAACTCAAAATTAACAGAAAATATTCTTACAACAAATCATCCAGGTGGAGATGCTTCAGGTATTGTTATGGCTGAAAAAGTTGGAGCTAATTTAGTTGGTATGAGTGATATTCAACTTTTACCTATGGGAGATCCTGTAACAGGAAGTTTAAGTGGAAATATTGAAACAACAGTTGAAGATAGAATATTTATTAATAAAGATGGAAAACGTTTTGTAGCAGAAGATGAAAGAAGAGACGTTATGACAAATGCTCTATTTAACCAAAAAGATGCATATATGTGGGTAATAGTTGATTCTAAGGTTTACCCTACTTTAGAGGATAAAAATAATTTTAATGAATCAATAGGAGATTTAATAAAAGCAGGTAGAGCAGTGAAAGCTGATAGTTTAGATGAGCTTGCAGAAAAAATAAATGTTCCAGCAGAAAATCTAAAGAAAACAATAGAAGAGTATAATAAAGGAATTGATGCTGGAAAAGATGCTTATGGAAGAAAACTATTAGGAATAAAATTTGACAAAGCACCATTCTATGCAGGAGCACGTATTCCTACAGTTCATCACACAATGGGTGGAGTTCAAATAAATGAAAAAGCTCAAGTAATTGATGAAAAAGGAAACATAATTCCTGGATTATATGCAGCTGGAGAGGTTACAGGTGGAATCCATGGTACAAATAGACTTGGAGGAAATGCTTTAGCAGATATAACAGTATTTGGTAAGATAGCTGGAGAAAATGTTGCTAAAGAGAAATAA